The Stigmatella aurantiaca DW4/3-1 genome contains the following window.
CGACGCGGTCACCACCCGTGACGGCCACTTCCCGCATGTTCATCCCGCCGAAGCGGACGATCTTCATGCGCCGCGACTCGGCCAGGCCGCAGGCCGCCCGTGCCCAGCCGTCGAGCTTCGCCAGGACGTCCTCATCCTTCCAGTAGCCGACGACGATCTTCCGGTCCAACCGCAGGCGGGCGCCGATGAACCCGAACTCGCGGTCGCCATGGGCGGACTGGTTCAGGTTCATGAAATCCATGTCGATCTTGTCCCAGGGCAGCTCCCGCTCGGTTTGCGTGTGGAGGTGCGCCAGAGGCTTCTGGAGCCGCGTGAGCCCGGCGATCCACATCTTCGAGGGCGAGAAGGTGTGCATCCAGGTGATGACGCCCACGCAGGCCGGTGAGGCATTGGCCTCGAGGCAGACGTTCAGGATCGCCTCCGGGTCCGTGAGCGTGGGCTTGCAGACCACGCGGACGGGAAGCTTTCCGGAGGTGTCGAGGAAGCCAGCGATCTTCCGCGAGTCCGCGGCCACCGTCGCGAGCGCCGCCTCGCCGTAGAGATGCTGACTGCCGGTGAGAAACCACACTTCCTGCTGCTTCAGATCGATCATGACCCTGCTCCAGTCTCCACGAAGGCGCCGAACTCGAGGTACTTCGCGTAGAGCGGCGCGTAGTGCTGGGCGCGCTCCGGGCGCGGCCGGTAGGTCTGCTCGGTGCCGGCGGACATGGCCTGCTGTGCTTCCTCGACCTTGGGGTAGAGACCGGCCGCGGTCGCCGCGAACATCGCCGCGCCGGCGGCCACCGCCTGCTCCGCCGCCGAGACCGCGATGTCCATGTTCATCACGTCGGCCAATGTCTGCATGACGAAGGGGCTCTTCCGGGCCACGCCGCCGATGGCGATGACACGGTCAATCCGGATTCCCGTGGACTGGAAGCGCTCCGCGATGGCACGCGAGCCAAAGGCCGTGGCCTCGACGAGCGCGCGGTAGAGCCGCGGGGCATCCGTTCCCAGGCTGATGCCCGTGATGGCTCCCTTGAGCCGCTGGTTCGCATCGGGCGTTCTCCGCCCGTTCATCCAGTCGAGCGCCAGGAGGGCATTCTCTTCAGGCGGCAGTGCCTTCGCGGCTCGCTCCAGCTCCGGGAGGATCCGTTCCGTGAGGGCCTCCGCCAGGGAGCGCTTCGTGGCCTCGTCCGCGCCCGGGAGCTGGGGCAGGAGGACCTCGAGGGGCCAGGTGAGCAGCGCCTTGAACCAGGCGTAGACATCGCCGAAGGCCGACTGTCCGGCCTCGTAGCCCCGCATGCCCGGAATGATGGAGCCGTCGACCTGCCCGCAGATGCCCGGGACCACCCGCTCCGGCTCCTGGCCCTTGGGGGCCACGGCCATGTCCAGACAGCTCGTCCCCAGGATCTTCAGGAGTTGGTGAGGCCCGATGTTGCCCCCCACCGCCCCCATGTGGGCGTCGAAGGCGCCCACGGCCACCACGGTGTCGCGTGGCAAGCCAAGCTTCGCCGCCCATTCGCCGGAGAGGGTGCCGAAGGGGACGTCGGAGGTGAAGGTCTCCCGGCCCAGGCTGGCCTTGAGTTCCACCAGGCGTGGGTGGAGCTGGGCGAGGAATGCGTCCTCGGGGTATCCGCCAAAGTCAGCGTGCCACATCGCCTTGTGCCCCGCGGCGCAGCGGCTGCGTTTGATTCGCGTCAGGTCCGTGCACCCCGTCAGGACGGCGGGAATCCAATCGCAGAGTTCGAGGACGCTGGTGGCCGCCTGGGCCACCGCGGGCGCCGTCTCGGCCAGCCGGAGGACCTTCGCCCAGAACCATTCGCTGGAGTAGATGCCTCCCTCGTACTTCGTGAAGTCGGTCCCGCCCCAGGTCCGCGCCGTGTGGTTGATCCGCTCCGCCTGGGCCACGGCGGTATGGTCTTTCCACAGGATGAACATGGCATCTGGGGTCTCGCGGAACCCAGGCGTCAGGGCGAGCGGCACGCCGTGCCGGTCCGTGAGGACGGGCGTCGAGCCGGTGGTGTCGGCCGCGATGCCGCGGACCTTGGCGGCGGCTTCCGTTCCCGCCTGGGCGAGGGCCCCGGCGATGGCGGCCTGCATCGTCTCCAGGTAGTCGAGGGGGTGGTGGCGGAACTGGTTCTCGCGAGCGTTGCAGTAGAGCCCTTTGGACCAACGCGGGTAATGCTGGATGGAGACACCCACGGTGCCGCCGTCCGCCACGTCCATGACCACCGCGCGGACGGAGTCCGTTCCGAAATCAATCCCGATGACGAACGCCTCGCTCTTGCTGGGGGGCTTCAGAGGGACCTCCTCAGTGGGGAGTGGCCAAACCAAATCAGCACTGGACGGGCGGCAGTGTGAGCGCTCACATGAGAGGCGTCAAGCCTGTCGCCCAGGACGGATGTTTTTGCCACACAGCGTCAAGATTGCCACGAAGCGTCATTCTGCTAGACACTCCGGTTGGCCCCGGAAGGAGGGGCCGTCGAATGGTGAGTGGTGCTCACACGGAGCGCAGGACCAAAGAATCCGAGGGCCGCACGGCCGTAATGGCAGACGTCGCGAAGCTGGCCGAGGTATCCCTCCAAACCGTTTCCCGTGTTCTACACGACAGTCCCAATGTGAGTGATGACACGCGCAAGCGCGTGCTCAAAGCCATACAGCAACTCAATTACCGGCCGAACGTGGCGGCGCAGGCGCTGGTCACGGGGCGGTCGAGGACGCTCGGCGTCGTGAGTTTCGACACCGCGTTGTATGGACCGGCGTCCACGCTGCTTGGCATTCAGGAGGCCGCGCATGACGCGGGCTATGCCGTCAGCATCGCCAGCCTGCGGTCGATGAAGCGGGCTTCCCTCTTCGAGGCGGTGCAGCGCCTCCGGGGCCAGGGGGTGGAGGGGGTGGTGATCATCGCCCCGCAGAAGTCGGCCGTGGAGGCCCTGCGGCGGTTGCCTCCGGGCGTGCCGATGGTGGCGGTCGAGGGAGGCCCGGATCATTCGGTTCCCGTGGTCGCCGTCGATCAATTCGGGGGCGCCATGGCGGCCACCCGGCACCTGCTCGAGCTGGGTCACCGGGCGATCTGGCACATCGCGGGCCCCGCGGACTGGCTCGAGGCCGAACAGCGGGCCGACGGCTGGCGGGCCGCGTTGAAGGATGCGGGGATCCGGCCTCCCGCGCTGCTGCGCGGCGATTGGAGCGCCCGCTCCGGTTACGAGCTTGGGCGGCAGCTCTTGCAGAAGCCCGAGGTGACGGCCGTGTTCGTGGCCAATGATCAGATGGCCCTGGGGCTCTTGCGCCGGCTCCACGAGTCTGGCCGTGAGGCCCCGCGCCATCTCAGCATCGTCGGGTTCGATGACATCCCCGAGGCCGCCTACTTCACGCCACCGCTCACGACCATCCGTCAAGACTTCGCCGAAGTCGGCCGCCGGTGTCTCCATCTGCTCCTGGGGCAGCTCGAGAGCCCCGCGAGGCCCTGGGAGCACGTGGAGGTTCCGGCGCAGTTCGTGCTGCGCGAGAGCACGGCCGCCTTGCAGGCCCGCTGAGGGGCCTACGCCGCCAGGGCCTGGGTGATCGCGGCGATGAGCGCGTCTTCCCGGCCCAGCTCGTGCGCGAGGTCGAACGTCGGAGGATTCGTGCCTCCAGCCGCCCGTTGGTCACGGCGCTCTTCCACCGGTCCGCCGCGGCCGCTTCGGTGTGCTCGTCACTCAACACCCAGAGGGTGGGGGTGTTGCCATACCTCCTTTGACTTGCATGCCTCCCATGCCTCGGGTACCTCTAGGGAAGGTGCCGAGGGGCGCCTGAACCCGAAAAAGACGACGTCACCCTCGTTGCTGCCGCAGTCCGGTGTGTTCTCGATGAACTCCTTCCAAGGCCCCCAATCGGGTGAGGGCCGCCAACGAGGGATCATTCATGGGAATCCATCCGCGCGGTGTCTCCCCCCTGTCTTTGCGTGAGTGCAAGGTCCGAGCATCGTTCCTGCTCAAGGATCTGCTCTCCTCGGATACCGCCCGTTCGGCACGGGCCGTTGAGCGGCTCCGTGCGCTTCCGGCCTTCGCATCGCTGACACCTGCCGAAGTGCTCGCCCGCCGGGAGTCGGTGCGGCGCAAGCATGCACTGGCCCTCATTGCCCACGAGCAGGGTCACGCGTCGTGGGCGGAGTTGAGGCAAGTCCTGGGAGAGAAGGCGCCTGCCCAACTCGACACCGAGGCGTTCTTCCTGAAGAACCGGGGCGCCTTCCTCAACCGGTGGTTCGGCACCTACGCCGAGGCGCTCGCTTCGCTCCGCGAGAAGGGGGGATATCTCTTTCCCTTCCGCGAGCAGTTCTTCATCTGCGAGGCCGGCTTCCTCCGCGCCCTGGGCATGGATGGCCAGGATCCCGACTGGGAGCGGATGGGGTTCAACTGGGTCGAACCGCTGGAGCCCTCCGCCCGGGACCGGCTCGAGCAGAAGCTCATCGCGCTGGGTTACGCGAGCTGATCCGCTCCTTTTCTTCTCACCACAACAGAAAGACCGCCATGTCCTCGGATGATTCCACTCTTGCTCCGCGTGGCCAGTCCCGGCGCTCGGAGTTGAAGCAGGCCTACAAGGAGAAGCCTCCCGCCATGGGGGTGTTCGCCATCCGCAATCACGCCAATGGAAAGGTGCTGGTGGGCTCGAGCCTCAATCTGCCAGGGGCGCTCAACCGGGCCCGCTTCGAGCTGTCCACCGGTATCCACCGCCGGTTCCCCGCCTTGCAGGAAGACTGGGTCCGCTACGGGGAAGGCAGCTTCTCGTTCGAGGAGCTCGATGTCCTGCCGCCCCCGAAGGAGCCCGGCGTGGATTTGAAGGAAGAGCTCCAGGTGCTGGAGGCGCTCTGGCTCGAGCGCCTCCGGCCCTACGGTGAGGCGGGTTACAACACCCCACCGGGGTGAGGCACCCGTTACCGCTTCGCGCGCTCGTACTGCTTCGGCCACTGAATGTCGGCGCCCAGCTCCTTGGCGGCGTGCAGGGGCCAGTACGGGTCGCGCAGCAGCTCGCGTGCGAGGATGACGAGGTCCGCCTGTCCCGTGCGCAGGATGTGCTCTGCCTGGAAGGCGGAGGTGATCATTCCCACGGTGCCGGTGGGAATGCCCGCCTCGCGGCGGACCCGCTCGGCCAGCGATGTCTGGTAGCCAGGGCCGACGGGGATCTTCGCGGAGGGCACCACGCCTCCGGAGGAGCAGTCCATCAGGTCCACGCCGTCCTCTTTGAGGAGCCGCGCCAGGGCCACGGAGTCCTCCACCGTCCAGCCTTCCTCCACCCAGTCCGTCGCGGAGATGCGGACGATGAGCGGAAGCTCGTCGGGCCACTTGGCCCGTACGGCGCGCGCGGCCTCCCGGACGATGCGGATGCGGTTCTCGAACGTGCCGCCGTATTCATCCGTGCGCTTGTTGACGAGCGGTGAGAGGAACTCGTGGAACAGGTAGCC
Protein-coding sequences here:
- a CDS encoding ribulokinase, which gives rise to MVWPLPTEEVPLKPPSKSEAFVIGIDFGTDSVRAVVMDVADGGTVGVSIQHYPRWSKGLYCNARENQFRHHPLDYLETMQAAIAGALAQAGTEAAAKVRGIAADTTGSTPVLTDRHGVPLALTPGFRETPDAMFILWKDHTAVAQAERINHTARTWGGTDFTKYEGGIYSSEWFWAKVLRLAETAPAVAQAATSVLELCDWIPAVLTGCTDLTRIKRSRCAAGHKAMWHADFGGYPEDAFLAQLHPRLVELKASLGRETFTSDVPFGTLSGEWAAKLGLPRDTVVAVGAFDAHMGAVGGNIGPHQLLKILGTSCLDMAVAPKGQEPERVVPGICGQVDGSIIPGMRGYEAGQSAFGDVYAWFKALLTWPLEVLLPQLPGADEATKRSLAEALTERILPELERAAKALPPEENALLALDWMNGRRTPDANQRLKGAITGISLGTDAPRLYRALVEATAFGSRAIAERFQSTGIRIDRVIAIGGVARKSPFVMQTLADVMNMDIAVSAAEQAVAAGAAMFAATAAGLYPKVEEAQQAMSAGTEQTYRPRPERAQHYAPLYAKYLEFGAFVETGAGS
- a CDS encoding LacI family DNA-binding transcriptional regulator; this encodes MADVAKLAEVSLQTVSRVLHDSPNVSDDTRKRVLKAIQQLNYRPNVAAQALVTGRSRTLGVVSFDTALYGPASTLLGIQEAAHDAGYAVSIASLRSMKRASLFEAVQRLRGQGVEGVVIIAPQKSAVEALRRLPPGVPMVAVEGGPDHSVPVVAVDQFGGAMAATRHLLELGHRAIWHIAGPADWLEAEQRADGWRAALKDAGIRPPALLRGDWSARSGYELGRQLLQKPEVTAVFVANDQMALGLLRRLHESGREAPRHLSIVGFDDIPEAAYFTPPLTTIRQDFAEVGRRCLHLLLGQLESPARPWEHVEVPAQFVLRESTAALQAR
- a CDS encoding GIY-YIG nuclease family protein; the encoded protein is MSSDDSTLAPRGQSRRSELKQAYKEKPPAMGVFAIRNHANGKVLVGSSLNLPGALNRARFELSTGIHRRFPALQEDWVRYGEGSFSFEELDVLPPPKEPGVDLKEELQVLEALWLERLRPYGEAGYNTPPG